In Ruminococcaceae bacterium R-25, one genomic interval encodes:
- a CDS encoding argininosuccinate lyase, whose translation MAKKMWAGRFEKATDKEVNDYNSSLPFDCKMYSQDIEGSIAHSQMLAKQGVISEKDAEDIKSGLLSIKEDIESGKLTFDSDAEDIHMFIEEELTNRIGDAGKRLHTGRSRNDQVALDQRLYMVDEAGEIIELMDELITVLVDIAKANTETYMPGYTHLQRAQPITYAHYLSAYIEMFKRDIDRLNAAKDRANVSPLGSGALAGTTYPLDREFVAEQLGMNGVTLCSLDGVADRDFAIEFASACSILMMHLSRMSEEIILYASQEFKFYELDDAYSTGSSMMPQKKNPDVAELTRGKTGRVYGDLISLLVIMKGLPLTYNKDMQEVQEAMFDCIETIKAVLPPFTGMIKTMTIRKDNMEAAALGGFTNATDLADYLVKKGLPFRETHAISGKLVHYCIENGISLLDVSLDKLKEFSPAFEEDVYDAISLKTCVEGRKLIGGPAPDTVKKYLDEQ comes from the coding sequence ATGGCAAAGAAAATGTGGGCAGGACGCTTCGAAAAGGCTACTGACAAAGAAGTTAACGACTATAACTCTTCCCTTCCTTTTGACTGCAAGATGTACAGTCAGGATATCGAAGGTTCAATAGCTCATTCACAGATGCTCGCAAAGCAGGGCGTCATTTCTGAAAAAGATGCTGAAGACATAAAGAGCGGACTTCTCTCGATCAAGGAAGATATCGAATCAGGCAAGCTTACTTTCGATTCCGATGCCGAAGATATCCACATGTTTATCGAAGAAGAGCTCACAAACCGCATCGGCGATGCCGGTAAGCGCCTTCATACGGGACGCTCCAGAAATGACCAGGTCGCTTTGGACCAGCGTCTTTATATGGTAGATGAAGCCGGCGAGATCATAGAGCTTATGGATGAACTTATCACTGTTCTCGTTGATATCGCGAAAGCAAATACTGAGACATATATGCCCGGCTATACTCATCTTCAGAGAGCGCAGCCTATCACATATGCTCATTATCTTTCAGCTTATATCGAAATGTTTAAGCGTGATATCGACCGTCTGAATGCCGCAAAGGACCGTGCAAACGTTTCTCCTTTGGGTTCAGGCGCTCTTGCAGGAACAACATATCCTCTTGACCGTGAGTTCGTAGCTGAACAGCTCGGAATGAATGGCGTTACGCTCTGCTCTCTTGATGGTGTTGCTGACAGAGACTTTGCAATCGAATTTGCTTCTGCATGCTCAATTCTCATGATGCACCTCTCACGTATGAGCGAAGAGATAATCCTCTATGCATCACAGGAATTCAAATTCTATGAATTAGACGATGCTTATTCTACAGGCTCATCCATGATGCCTCAGAAAAAGAATCCTGACGTAGCCGAGCTTACACGAGGTAAGACCGGCCGTGTTTACGGCGACCTTATTTCCTTGCTCGTAATCATGAAGGGCCTGCCTCTTACATATAACAAGGATATGCAGGAAGTTCAGGAAGCAATGTTTGACTGCATTGAGACTATCAAGGCAGTACTTCCTCCCTTCACCGGCATGATCAAGACAATGACGATCCGCAAGGACAACATGGAAGCAGCTGCATTAGGTGGCTTTACAAATGCTACGGACCTTGCTGACTATCTCGTTAAAAAGGGACTTCCTTTCCGCGAGACACATGCGATCTCAGGTAAGCTCGTTCATTACTGCATCGAAAACGGAATTTCGCTCCTCGATGTATCTCTCGATAAGCTCAAAGAATTCTCCCCAGCTTTCGAAGAAGATGTTTATGATGCGATATCACTTAAGACCTGTGTCGAAGGCAGAAAACTGATAGGCGGTCCTGCACCGGATACGGTCAAGAAATACTTAGACGAACAGTAA
- a CDS encoding ribosomal protein S18 acetylase RimI-like enzyme → MQITYRLMTIDDYRQAYDLWIECGNGLNNKDDSKEGIEKYLKRNPTTSFVAVCEQKVVGVILCGHDGRRGIIQHACVSPDHRREGIGQKLVELSLNALKEEGITKVLLVAFKKNEGGNAFWESQGFTLREDLNYRNKALTDLIRIDPDYVKE, encoded by the coding sequence ATGCAGATCACTTACAGGCTCATGACGATCGATGATTACCGGCAGGCTTACGATCTCTGGATCGAATGCGGCAACGGATTGAATAACAAGGACGATTCAAAAGAAGGAATCGAAAAGTACTTAAAGCGAAATCCCACTACCTCCTTTGTTGCCGTTTGTGAGCAAAAGGTTGTTGGTGTAATATTATGTGGACACGACGGCAGGCGCGGAATCATACAGCATGCATGCGTTTCACCTGATCACAGGCGTGAAGGCATCGGACAAAAGCTCGTTGAACTCTCGCTTAATGCTCTGAAAGAAGAAGGCATTACCAAGGTCCTTCTTGTCGCATTTAAAAAGAATGAAGGCGGCAACGCTTTCTGGGAATCACAGGGCTTTACTCTTCGTGAAGATCTGAACTACAGGAACAAGGCTCTGACTGATCTCATCAGAATAGATCCTGATTATGTAAAGGAGTAA
- a CDS encoding argininosuccinate synthase translates to MAKEKFLLAYSGGLDTSIIIPWLLEHYDCEVVAYCGEVGVGVDHDYLEKKALKCGAIKCIIEDITDEFVSDFVYPTLKANAVYEGKYLLGTSMARPVIAKHFVEAAHANGCTTIVHGCTGKGNDQVRFELSIKALDPDMKILAPWRIWDIKSRDEEIDYAQARGIDVPVTKENNYSKDENLWHLSHEGMDLEDPANEPNLDKILELMVSPEKAPDTPTYVTIKFEKGIPVEVDGQKLSPADLLRYCNKVAAANGVGIADIVENRLVGMKSRGVYETPGGTLLFAAHRELELLTVERDTIHYKDLVAQKFSELVYYGQWFHPLREALSAFVDKTQEVVTGEVKMKLYKGNCTPAGTTSPFSLYDPEIATFEADDVYNQADAGGFINCFGLPMKVNAKMKQKNGLL, encoded by the coding sequence ATGGCAAAAGAAAAATTCTTACTGGCTTATTCCGGCGGACTTGATACTTCTATCATCATTCCGTGGCTCCTTGAGCACTATGACTGCGAAGTAGTTGCTTATTGCGGCGAAGTAGGCGTAGGTGTTGATCACGACTATCTCGAAAAGAAAGCTCTTAAGTGCGGCGCTATCAAGTGCATTATCGAAGACATCACAGACGAATTCGTTTCTGACTTCGTATACCCTACTCTTAAGGCTAATGCAGTTTATGAAGGCAAGTACCTTCTCGGTACATCCATGGCTCGTCCTGTTATCGCTAAGCACTTCGTTGAAGCAGCTCACGCAAACGGATGCACAACGATCGTTCACGGCTGCACCGGTAAGGGCAACGACCAGGTAAGATTTGAGCTCTCCATCAAGGCTCTCGATCCTGACATGAAGATCCTCGCTCCTTGGAGAATCTGGGATATCAAGTCCCGTGACGAAGAGATCGACTACGCTCAGGCTCGTGGAATCGACGTTCCTGTTACAAAGGAAAACAACTATTCCAAGGACGAGAACCTCTGGCACCTCTCTCACGAAGGTATGGATCTTGAGGATCCTGCTAATGAGCCTAACCTCGACAAGATCTTGGAGCTCATGGTTTCCCCTGAAAAGGCACCCGATACTCCTACATATGTAACTATCAAGTTCGAAAAGGGTATCCCTGTAGAAGTTGACGGACAGAAGCTCTCTCCTGCTGACCTTCTCAGATACTGCAACAAGGTTGCTGCAGCTAACGGCGTAGGTATCGCAGACATCGTTGAGAACCGTCTCGTAGGCATGAAGAGCCGTGGCGTTTATGAGACTCCCGGCGGAACATTACTCTTCGCTGCACACCGTGAACTCGAGCTCTTAACAGTTGAGCGTGACACTATCCACTATAAGGATCTCGTTGCACAGAAGTTCTCTGAACTCGTTTACTATGGTCAGTGGTTCCACCCTCTTAGAGAGGCTCTTTCAGCTTTCGTTGATAAGACACAGGAAGTTGTTACAGGTGAAGTTAAGATGAAGCTCTACAAGGGCAACTGCACTCCTGCAGGCACAACATCACCCTTCTCCCTCTACGATCCTGAGATCGCTACTTTCGAGGCTGATGACGTTTACAACCAGGCTGATGCAGGCGGATTCATCAACTGCTTTGGTCTCCCTATGAAAGTTAATGCTAAGATGAAGCAGAAGAACGGACTTCTCTGA
- a CDS encoding branched-chain amino acid aminotransferase: MAYPLMEHLIGKGFLYCGKYYRVSSELTESLQKPVDIRIYYETIRVKDGVLLFVEDHLQRLVNSVKGLENFPVNTSKILSEAYSFIDMDGIRDGSIRIVLTKEALLIHQADITLPSAEHFEKGINTSILNWERKTPNLKIFRGDYKTTVNEKFKEENEHGLPFELVLTDNEGKLYEGSMSNLFVIRDGKVYSAPDSKILIGITRKRVMTALERSGLELQIGTFKPEELDPAKDAVFVSSTPFDILPVRYMDGYEFKSSDNEVLKMISKMYQEYTSEYIDAAKRALNG; encoded by the coding sequence ATGGCTTATCCGTTAATGGAACATCTTATCGGCAAAGGCTTTCTTTATTGCGGCAAATATTACAGAGTCAGTTCCGAATTGACCGAATCTCTCCAGAAACCCGTAGATATCAGAATATATTATGAAACCATAAGAGTAAAAGACGGGGTTCTTTTATTCGTTGAAGACCATCTTCAAAGGCTCGTAAATTCTGTTAAGGGTCTGGAAAACTTCCCGGTCAACACGTCAAAGATCTTATCTGAAGCATACAGCTTCATTGATATGGACGGCATAAGGGACGGCTCAATAAGAATAGTTCTTACAAAAGAAGCATTACTTATACATCAGGCTGATATCACTCTGCCTTCAGCTGAGCATTTCGAAAAAGGCATCAACACAAGCATTCTTAACTGGGAGAGAAAAACTCCCAACTTAAAGATATTCAGGGGCGATTACAAGACCACTGTTAATGAGAAGTTTAAAGAAGAAAATGAACACGGTCTGCCTTTCGAGCTCGTATTAACGGATAACGAAGGCAAACTCTACGAAGGCTCAATGTCCAATCTCTTTGTTATCAGAGACGGTAAAGTCTATTCGGCACCTGATTCAAAGATCCTTATAGGTATTACCAGAAAGAGGGTAATGACTGCATTGGAGCGCTCTGGCTTAGAACTTCAGATCGGAACATTTAAGCCTGAAGAATTAGATCCTGCAAAAGACGCTGTATTTGTATCCAGCACGCCTTTTGACATCCTGCCTGTAAGGTATATGGACGGATATGAATTCAAATCATCCGATAACGAAGTTTTGAAGATGATCTCTAAGATGTATCAGGAATATACATCTGAATATATAGACGCTGCAAAGCGCGCTTTGAACGGATAA
- a CDS encoding molecular chaperone HtpG: protein MEAKQGKISVTTENIFPVIRQWLYEDKDIFVRELVSNCADAIAKHRRLVELGKAEKDPDNKDYKITVTYDDDNKTISFEDNGIGMTENEVEKYINQIAFSGALDFVTKYQQESTDKTGIIGHFGLGFYSAFMVADEVTINTKSFIEDSEPVIWKSNDGMDYEILPSDKKERGTIITLKLSEDAIKIFDSATLRMTIRKYCYFAPADIFFVDTKSDRLHEEAEEKRKKEAEEKGETFTPTPVSYVPVNNKSPLWTKKPSECTESEYKQFYHSVFNDGRDPLFWIHLNMDYPFTLQGILYFPKTDNIYQSLEGRIKIYNHQIFVADNIEEIIPDFLFLLQGCLDCSDLPLNVSRSALQQDEYVKKLSGHIIKKVSDKLNDLFKKQREDFEKYWSDISVFVKYGMMKEEKFYEKVESICLFKTVDGTFKTMEELTSEDKKTIRYTTDPKAQAAYVEMSKNDGFEVVVMDHEIDNNFMSYMEMKKPDYKFKRVDSELSGKESDEETKNKLKDFFRSAVGNEKLTVFAQEMGKDNLPALIREAEHNRRMKEMRAQYERMMSAMGNMTEEELADMFPETEELVVNTDSPLITKLEALESMGTKKEEADRLAQHIYDQAKLAHGSLDSAGLERFLKYNTELLSKSADNL, encoded by the coding sequence ATGGAAGCTAAACAGGGAAAGATTTCGGTAACTACCGAGAATATTTTTCCGGTTATCAGACAATGGCTCTATGAAGATAAGGATATCTTCGTAAGAGAATTAGTATCAAACTGTGCGGATGCAATCGCTAAGCACAGAAGGCTCGTCGAGCTCGGCAAGGCTGAGAAGGATCCCGACAACAAAGATTACAAGATCACTGTTACTTACGATGATGATAACAAGACGATCTCATTTGAAGATAACGGTATCGGCATGACCGAAAATGAGGTCGAAAAGTACATCAACCAGATCGCATTTTCTGGCGCGCTGGATTTCGTTACCAAGTACCAGCAGGAATCAACAGATAAGACCGGCATAATCGGTCACTTCGGTCTTGGTTTCTATTCTGCATTTATGGTAGCTGACGAAGTTACTATCAATACAAAGAGTTTCATCGAAGATTCCGAGCCTGTCATCTGGAAGTCCAATGACGGTATGGATTATGAGATCCTGCCTTCAGATAAGAAGGAGAGAGGCACCATCATCACATTAAAGCTCTCTGAAGATGCAATCAAGATCTTTGATTCTGCTACTCTCAGAATGACGATCAGAAAGTACTGCTATTTCGCACCGGCAGATATCTTCTTCGTTGATACCAAGTCTGACAGACTCCACGAAGAGGCTGAAGAAAAGAGAAAGAAGGAGGCAGAAGAGAAGGGCGAGACATTTACACCTACACCGGTATCTTATGTTCCTGTAAACAACAAGTCACCTCTCTGGACAAAGAAGCCCTCTGAGTGCACAGAGTCTGAATATAAGCAGTTCTATCATTCAGTATTTAATGACGGCCGTGATCCTTTGTTCTGGATCCACCTTAATATGGATTATCCTTTCACACTGCAGGGTATCCTTTATTTCCCTAAGACAGACAATATCTATCAGTCACTTGAGGGAAGAATCAAGATCTATAACCACCAGATCTTCGTTGCAGATAATATCGAAGAGATCATTCCTGATTTCTTGTTCTTACTGCAGGGCTGCCTTGATTGTTCAGACCTCCCGCTCAACGTTTCACGTTCGGCGCTCCAGCAGGATGAATACGTAAAGAAGCTTTCCGGACACATCATTAAGAAAGTTTCCGATAAGCTCAATGATCTTTTCAAGAAGCAGAGAGAAGATTTCGAAAAGTATTGGTCTGACATCTCCGTATTTGTTAAGTACGGCATGATGAAGGAAGAAAAATTCTACGAGAAGGTTGAATCTATCTGCCTTTTTAAGACTGTTGACGGCACTTTCAAGACAATGGAAGAACTTACTTCCGAAGATAAAAAGACAATCAGATATACTACTGATCCCAAGGCTCAGGCCGCTTATGTCGAGATGAGCAAGAATGACGGCTTCGAAGTAGTCGTAATGGATCATGAGATCGACAATAACTTCATGTCTTATATGGAGATGAAGAAGCCTGACTACAAGTTCAAGCGTGTTGACTCTGAGCTTTCCGGCAAGGAATCTGATGAAGAGACCAAGAACAAGTTAAAGGACTTCTTCAGAAGCGCAGTAGGTAATGAGAAGCTCACAGTTTTCGCGCAGGAGATGGGAAAAGACAATCTCCCGGCTCTCATTAGAGAAGCTGAACATAACAGAAGAATGAAGGAAATGCGCGCACAATATGAGAGAATGATGTCAGCAATGGGCAACATGACTGAAGAAGAACTGGCAGACATGTTCCCTGAGACTGAAGAGCTCGTCGTTAATACCGACAGCCCTCTCATCACAAAACTTGAAGCCCTTGAATCTATGGGCACAAAGAAGGAAGAAGCAGACCGCTTGGCTCAGCACATCTACGATCAGGCTAAGCTCGCACACGGATCTCTTGATTCAGCAGGACTTGAGAGATTCTTAAAGTACAACACCGAATTGCTCTCCAAGAGCGCCGATAATCTGTAA
- a CDS encoding phosphoribosylformylglycinamidine synthase — translation MNENDVRRVLSEKKEGFNVEAGGILHDVKYDLNVAGIEKVRVINRYDVSGVTDEEFANAKPVVFSEPPVDILYDETVDLSDAAYVLIIESLPGQYDQRADSAAQCIQFMTAKERPIVKCAKIVAFYGSVSDEEKDKIKGYLINPVEAREASAEKPATLIDKYDIPTTVPNVDGFLDMSDEDLEALRKSMGLAMSFSDIKFVQDFFKEQGRVPTVTEIRVLDTYWSDHCRHTTFLTNLTDIKFEGDDELTAEIKETYKDYLATREDVYGERISKKPICLMDIGTIAGKKLKKDGKLADLDESEEINACSIKVRIEVDGKPEDYIFMFKNETHNHPTEIEPFGGAATCLGGAIRDPLSGRSYVYQAMRVTGAGDPTVPVELTLKGKLSQKKLCRTAAAGYSSYGNQIGLATGLVDEVYHPGYIAKRMEIGAVVGAAPASNIVRERPQAGDIVVLLGGRTGRDGIGGATGSSKAHDTQSVVTCGSEVQKGNPPTERKLQRLFRDPEVTRLIIRCNDFGAGGVSVAIGELAEGLSINLDAVPKKYDGLDGTEIAISESQERMAVVVHPADLDKFMAAAAKENLEATVVAEVTAEPVMKMVWNGNTIVDLPRSFIDTNGATQYAEADVVPQGTGEFLDTPANGFVAGNFAESLKGTLNSLEGASRKGLIQRFDSSIGAATVVWPYGGKMQNSPEEGMAAKIPLDHGTTHDCSVMTYGFDPYYMEWNPYAGAYHSVVESLLKLLAMGVDPLKARLTFQEYFERMGSNESWGKPLSALLGAYKAQLDFGTAAIGGKDSMSGTFNDIHVPPTLVSFAVGMSTTDKVITATLTGKGQKLYLIKCARDGKGSYKKDHVLRVIKAVKELLDRGEIKNAAVVKSAGVAARVAQMCFGNKLGFDFSDKLTEADLFSKTLGSIIVAIPADGNAVDKVEMAGGKFLGTTNDTGDFTFAGASVSGKDAVEAYEGKLERIFPTVAKSAEMPFAIDVYTADEPKKAAPGVLKGAKPKVIIPVFPGNNCEIDSARAFERAGADAEVFVIRNRNQNDINESFAELAAKIREANIMMIPGGFSAGDEPEGSGKFITASLRNSGIADAISDLLDNRDGLALGICNGFQALIKLGLVPFGKICDMTPDSPTLTFNNIGRHQNVYARTKIMTNKSPWLSLCEPGEIYDIPLSHGEGKFVASEDIVRKLAANGQIATCYVDLDGNYASDTQFNPNGSICAIEGITSPDGRVLGKMGHTERYESDLTKNIPGNKYQKIFESGVAYFL, via the coding sequence ATGAACGAGAATGATGTAAGACGAGTACTGTCAGAGAAAAAAGAAGGCTTTAACGTTGAAGCTGGCGGAATCCTTCACGATGTTAAATACGATCTTAATGTCGCAGGCATCGAAAAAGTCCGTGTTATCAACCGCTACGACGTTTCGGGCGTTACGGACGAAGAGTTCGCTAATGCCAAGCCCGTTGTATTCAGCGAGCCCCCGGTAGATATCCTCTACGATGAGACTGTTGATCTTTCAGATGCAGCATATGTTCTCATCATTGAGTCACTCCCCGGCCAGTACGACCAGAGAGCAGATTCTGCAGCACAGTGTATCCAGTTCATGACCGCGAAAGAAAGACCTATCGTAAAGTGCGCTAAGATCGTTGCTTTCTACGGCTCAGTTTCCGATGAGGAAAAGGATAAGATCAAGGGCTACCTCATCAATCCCGTTGAGGCTAGAGAAGCATCCGCAGAAAAGCCTGCAACACTTATTGATAAGTACGACATTCCTACTACAGTTCCCAATGTTGACGGCTTCCTTGATATGTCCGATGAGGATCTTGAAGCTTTAAGAAAGTCCATGGGACTTGCAATGAGTTTTAGCGATATCAAGTTCGTTCAGGATTTCTTTAAGGAGCAGGGAAGAGTACCTACAGTTACTGAGATCCGTGTTCTTGATACATACTGGTCTGACCACTGCCGTCACACAACATTCCTTACAAACCTTACAGACATTAAGTTTGAAGGCGACGACGAGCTCACAGCAGAGATCAAGGAAACATACAAGGATTACCTCGCAACAAGAGAAGATGTTTACGGCGAGAGGATTTCCAAGAAGCCTATCTGCCTCATGGACATCGGTACTATCGCAGGCAAGAAGCTCAAGAAAGACGGCAAGCTCGCTGACCTGGACGAATCTGAAGAGATCAATGCATGCTCCATTAAGGTAAGAATTGAAGTCGACGGTAAGCCTGAAGATTATATCTTCATGTTCAAGAATGAGACACATAACCATCCTACTGAGATCGAACCTTTCGGTGGTGCTGCAACATGTCTGGGCGGCGCTATCAGAGACCCGCTCTCAGGAAGATCTTATGTATATCAGGCAATGAGAGTAACAGGTGCGGGCGATCCTACTGTACCTGTTGAACTTACACTTAAGGGTAAGCTCTCCCAGAAGAAGCTCTGCAGAACAGCTGCAGCAGGTTATTCTTCATACGGTAACCAGATCGGTCTTGCTACAGGCCTCGTTGATGAAGTTTACCATCCCGGTTATATCGCAAAGAGAATGGAGATCGGTGCCGTTGTAGGTGCTGCTCCTGCTTCTAATATCGTAAGAGAAAGACCTCAGGCAGGCGATATCGTTGTTCTCCTGGGCGGCAGAACAGGACGTGACGGAATCGGCGGCGCTACAGGTTCATCCAAGGCTCACGACACACAGTCCGTTGTAACATGCGGCTCAGAAGTACAGAAGGGTAATCCTCCGACAGAAAGAAAGCTCCAGAGACTTTTCAGAGATCCTGAAGTTACAAGACTCATCATCAGATGTAATGACTTCGGTGCAGGCGGCGTATCAGTTGCAATCGGCGAGCTTGCTGAAGGCCTTTCGATCAATCTTGATGCAGTTCCGAAGAAGTATGATGGTCTTGACGGTACTGAGATCGCTATCTCAGAGTCACAGGAGAGAATGGCTGTTGTAGTTCATCCCGCTGACCTTGATAAGTTCATGGCAGCAGCAGCTAAGGAAAACCTCGAAGCTACAGTTGTTGCTGAGGTTACTGCAGAGCCTGTCATGAAGATGGTATGGAACGGCAATACGATCGTTGATCTCCCCAGAAGCTTCATCGATACAAACGGCGCTACTCAGTATGCTGAAGCTGATGTTGTACCGCAGGGCACAGGCGAGTTCCTTGATACACCTGCAAACGGCTTTGTTGCAGGCAACTTCGCTGAAAGCCTTAAGGGAACACTCAATTCACTTGAAGGCGCTTCAAGAAAGGGCCTTATCCAGAGATTCGACTCTTCGATCGGCGCTGCTACAGTCGTATGGCCTTACGGCGGTAAGATGCAGAATTCACCTGAGGAAGGTATGGCTGCAAAGATCCCGTTAGATCACGGCACTACACATGACTGTTCAGTAATGACATATGGTTTCGATCCTTACTACATGGAATGGAATCCTTATGCAGGCGCTTACCATTCAGTAGTTGAGTCACTTTTGAAGCTCCTCGCTATGGGCGTTGATCCTCTGAAGGCAAGACTCACATTCCAGGAATATTTCGAGAGAATGGGCAGCAACGAATCATGGGGCAAGCCTCTTTCAGCACTCTTAGGCGCTTACAAGGCTCAGCTCGATTTCGGCACAGCTGCAATCGGCGGTAAGGACTCAATGTCCGGTACATTTAACGATATCCACGTACCTCCGACGCTCGTATCTTTTGCTGTAGGAATGTCCACAACAGATAAGGTCATCACAGCTACACTTACAGGCAAGGGCCAGAAACTCTACCTCATCAAGTGCGCAAGAGACGGCAAGGGTTCTTACAAGAAGGACCACGTCTTAAGAGTTATCAAGGCAGTTAAGGAGCTCTTAGACAGAGGCGAGATCAAGAACGCAGCAGTAGTAAAGAGCGCAGGTGTTGCAGCAAGAGTTGCACAGATGTGCTTCGGTAACAAGCTCGGTTTCGATTTCTCTGACAAGCTTACAGAAGCTGATCTCTTCTCCAAGACATTAGGTTCTATCATCGTAGCTATCCCTGCAGACGGCAATGCTGTTGATAAGGTTGAGATGGCCGGCGGTAAGTTCCTTGGTACAACAAACGATACAGGCGACTTCACGTTTGCAGGCGCTTCCGTATCCGGCAAGGATGCTGTAGAAGCTTATGAAGGCAAGCTCGAAAGGATCTTCCCTACAGTTGCTAAATCTGCTGAGATGCCTTTTGCAATCGATGTTTATACAGCAGACGAACCCAAGAAGGCTGCTCCCGGCGTTCTCAAGGGTGCTAAGCCGAAGGTAATCATTCCTGTTTTCCCGGGCAACAACTGCGAGATCGACTCTGCAAGAGCTTTCGAGAGAGCAGGCGCTGATGCTGAAGTATTCGTAATCAGAAACAGAAACCAGAATGATATCAACGAGTCATTCGCAGAACTTGCTGCAAAGATCCGTGAAGCAAACATCATGATGATCCCCGGTGGCTTTTCTGCAGGTGACGAACCTGAGGGTTCCGGTAAGTTCATTACAGCTTCTCTCAGAAACAGCGGTATCGCAGATGCTATTTCTGATCTCCTCGATAACAGAGACGGTCTTGCTCTCGGTATCTGCAACGGCTTCCAGGCTCTTATCAAGTTAGGTCTTGTACCTTTCGGCAAGATCTGCGACATGACACCTGACAGCCCTACGCTTACATTCAATAACATCGGCAGACATCAGAATGTATATGCAAGAACAAAGATCATGACTAACAAGAGCCCCTGGCTCTCACTCTGTGAACCCGGCGAGATCTATGATATCCCGCTCTCACACGGTGAAGGTAAGTTCGTAGCATCTGAAGACATAGTAAGAAAGCTTGCTGCAAACGGCCAGATCGCAACCTGCTACGTTGATCTTGACGGCAACTATGCTTCCGACACACAGTTCAACCCCAATGGTTCAATCTGTGCTATCGAAGGTATCACATCCCCCGACGGACGCGTTCTCGGTAAGATGGGTCATACAGAAAGATATGAATCTGATCTTACAAAGAACATTCCTGGCAATAAGTACCAGAAGATCTTTGAGTCCGGCGTAGCTTACTTCCTGTAA
- a CDS encoding dimethyladenosine transferase: MNRENIKQIMQSEGILPQSKFGQNFLCDEEIISRIVDLCEIKREDTVVEIGPGLGSITYPMSELTDYLSCIEIDRGLAVYLQANLPGINVINKDFLKVDSKVMKQADVVVSNIPYYVMTDIMKKLFSEFSTARKMVFMVEDEAIARIDCEPRSKQYGPLSILGSLYGGYCFEFKVPHTAFVPQPHTTSAVISFTRKESADILCPEFVKFLNTAFSQRRKLLKKNLSSYNGLDKAFIELGISESSRAEELSPNEFALLFKALKQ, encoded by the coding sequence ATGAACAGAGAGAACATTAAACAAATAATGCAGTCAGAAGGAATTCTGCCCCAATCTAAATTCGGGCAGAATTTCCTTTGTGATGAAGAAATAATCAGCCGCATAGTAGACCTTTGTGAGATAAAAAGGGAAGATACAGTAGTTGAGATCGGCCCCGGCTTAGGTAGCATCACATATCCTATGTCTGAGCTTACTGATTACTTATCCTGCATCGAGATAGACAGAGGACTTGCTGTATATTTACAAGCAAATCTGCCGGGCATAAACGTGATAAACAAGGACTTCCTTAAGGTCGACAGCAAAGTCATGAAACAAGCCGACGTAGTCGTAAGTAATATTCCGTATTACGTTATGACTGATATCATGAAAAAGCTCTTTTCGGAGTTTTCCACGGCGCGCAAGATGGTCTTCATGGTAGAAGATGAAGCGATAGCCAGGATTGATTGTGAGCCCAGATCAAAGCAGTACGGACCTTTATCGATATTAGGAAGCCTTTATGGCGGTTACTGCTTTGAGTTCAAAGTTCCTCATACGGCATTTGTTCCTCAGCCTCACACGACATCTGCAGTTATCAGCTTTACGAGAAAAGAGTCAGCAGATATCTTATGTCCGGAATTCGTAAAGTTCTTAAACACTGCATTTTCGCAGAGAAGAAAGCTTTTAAAGAAGAACCTGTCTTCATATAACGGGCTTGATAAGGCTTTTATTGAACTGGGAATCAGTGAATCTTCCAGGGCAGAAGAGCTCTCGCCTAATGAGTTTGCTTTATTATTTAAAGCCCTTAAACAATAA